One Bacillota bacterium genomic region harbors:
- the rpoC gene encoding DNA-directed RNA polymerase subunit beta' produces the protein MLDVNNFDRIRIGLASPDQIRSWSHGEVKKPETINYRTLKPERDGLFCEKIFGPTRDWECHCGKYKRVRYKGVICDRCGVEVTRSKVRRERMGHIELAAPVSHIWYFKGIPSRMGLLLDLSPRQLEKVLYFASYIVIDSGNTPLMKKQLLTESEYREYRDKYGDNFKAGMGAEAIKVLLQEIDLDRMAQELRREVRESTGQRRVRAIRRLEVVEAFRKSGNRPEWMILDVIPVIPPELRPMVQLDGGRFATSDLNDLYRRVINRNNRLKRLLELGAPDIIVRNEKRMLQEAVDALIDNGRRGRPVTGPGNRPLKSLSDMLKGKQGRFRQNLLGKRVDYSGRSVIVVGPELKLHQCGLPKEMALELFKPFVMKRLVDKGFAHNIKSAKRMVERMESHVWDVLEEVIKEHPVLLNRAPTLHRLGIQAFEPVLVEGRAIQIHPLVCTAYNADFDGDQMAVHVPLSAEAQAEARLLMLSTYNMLLPATGRPVVTPTQDMVIGCYYLTLERQGAPGSGMVFQSAAEVRMACDEGVLELHAPIDVRLEDGRRVKTTAGRVFFREALPEKLLKDENWNRVIDRKQLARIVDELYRAYGPEQSAEVLDRIKFLGFHFATTSGTTVGVTDIVIPPKKQEILKEADEQVERVEQQHRRGLLTAEERYQRIVETWTRAKERVTRAMLDNLDRFNPVYMMAISGARGNESQLAQLAGMRGLVADPTGRTFEIPIRANFREGLTVLEYFISTHGTRKGLADTALRTADSGYLTRRLVDVAQDVLVREEDCGTTEFIEVGPLKDPSSGLVIESLRERIAGRLAGEDIRDPNTGEILVRANETIDDEMAARIEELGTDRVPVRSVLVCRSRYGVCAACYGRNLATGQTVEVGEAVGIIAAQSIGEPGTQLTMRTFHTGGVAGQDITSGLPRVEELFEARRPKGQAVMTEISGTVHLQESKTARRLLVRGDDGEERQYVIPYGSRLVVQEGQRVEAGDRLTEGPINPHDILRVKGLRGVQMYLLQEVQNVYRSQGVDINDKHIEIIVRQMLRKVRVEDPGDTDLLPGGIVEQHELEEENARVVAGGQPATWKPVLLGITKASLATESFLSAASFQETTRVLTDASIKGKTDPLLGLKENVIIGKLIPAGTGMSRYRQIKVAPAPGAVPKGAPLVDGASALGRLLRTAAGEDQTNALRDQAPVVPVPEGTPDAHRPGVPDFSGDSPLGEGAEADSDE, from the coding sequence GTGCTGGACGTCAACAACTTCGACCGCATCCGCATCGGGCTTGCGTCGCCCGACCAGATCCGATCGTGGTCCCACGGCGAGGTGAAGAAGCCGGAGACCATCAACTACCGGACCCTCAAGCCCGAACGGGACGGGCTTTTCTGCGAGAAGATCTTCGGGCCCACCCGCGACTGGGAGTGCCACTGCGGCAAGTACAAGCGGGTTCGCTACAAGGGCGTCATCTGCGACCGCTGCGGCGTCGAGGTCACCCGCAGCAAGGTGCGCCGCGAGCGCATGGGGCACATCGAGCTGGCGGCCCCCGTCTCCCACATCTGGTACTTCAAGGGCATCCCGAGCCGGATGGGCCTGCTCCTGGACCTGTCGCCCCGGCAGCTTGAAAAGGTGCTCTATTTCGCCTCCTACATCGTCATCGACTCCGGCAACACGCCGCTCATGAAAAAGCAACTCCTCACCGAGAGCGAGTACCGCGAGTACCGGGACAAGTACGGCGACAACTTCAAGGCGGGGATGGGTGCAGAGGCCATCAAGGTGCTGCTCCAGGAGATCGACCTGGACAGGATGGCGCAGGAGCTGCGCCGCGAGGTGCGGGAGAGCACCGGGCAGCGCCGGGTGCGCGCCATCCGGCGGCTCGAGGTGGTGGAGGCGTTCCGCAAGTCGGGCAACCGCCCGGAGTGGATGATCCTGGACGTCATCCCCGTCATCCCGCCGGAACTGCGCCCCATGGTTCAACTGGACGGCGGGCGGTTTGCGACTTCGGATCTGAACGACCTCTACCGGCGCGTCATCAACCGCAACAACCGCCTGAAGCGGCTGCTTGAACTCGGGGCGCCTGACATCATCGTCCGCAACGAGAAGAGAATGCTTCAGGAGGCGGTCGACGCCCTCATCGACAACGGGCGGCGCGGCCGGCCTGTCACGGGGCCGGGCAACCGCCCCCTCAAGTCGCTGTCCGATATGTTGAAGGGCAAGCAGGGCCGGTTCCGCCAGAACCTGCTGGGCAAGCGCGTCGACTACTCGGGCCGCTCCGTGATCGTGGTGGGCCCCGAACTCAAGCTCCACCAGTGCGGGCTTCCCAAGGAGATGGCGCTGGAACTCTTCAAGCCGTTCGTGATGAAACGCCTCGTGGACAAGGGATTCGCCCACAACATCAAGAGCGCCAAGCGCATGGTGGAGCGTATGGAGTCTCACGTGTGGGACGTCCTGGAGGAGGTCATCAAGGAGCACCCGGTGCTGCTCAACCGCGCGCCGACGTTGCACCGGCTCGGGATCCAGGCGTTTGAGCCGGTGCTGGTGGAAGGCCGCGCCATCCAGATCCACCCGCTGGTCTGCACCGCCTACAACGCGGACTTCGACGGCGACCAGATGGCCGTGCACGTGCCGCTCTCCGCGGAAGCGCAGGCTGAGGCGCGCCTTTTGATGCTGTCCACGTACAACATGCTGCTGCCGGCCACGGGGCGCCCGGTGGTAACCCCGACGCAGGACATGGTCATCGGCTGCTACTACCTGACGCTGGAAAGGCAAGGCGCCCCCGGATCCGGCATGGTTTTCCAGAGCGCTGCAGAGGTGCGGATGGCCTGCGACGAGGGCGTGCTGGAGCTGCACGCTCCCATCGATGTGCGCCTGGAGGACGGCCGGCGGGTCAAGACGACGGCGGGACGGGTCTTCTTCCGGGAAGCGCTGCCGGAGAAACTCCTCAAGGATGAGAACTGGAACCGGGTCATCGACCGCAAGCAGCTCGCGCGGATCGTCGACGAACTCTACCGGGCCTACGGGCCGGAGCAGAGCGCCGAGGTGCTCGACCGGATCAAGTTTCTCGGCTTCCACTTCGCGACGACCTCCGGCACCACGGTGGGCGTGACGGACATCGTCATCCCGCCGAAAAAGCAGGAGATCCTGAAGGAAGCCGACGAGCAGGTGGAGCGGGTCGAGCAGCAGCACCGCCGCGGCCTTCTCACGGCCGAGGAGCGCTACCAGCGCATCGTGGAGACGTGGACCAGGGCCAAGGAGCGGGTCACCCGGGCCATGCTCGACAATCTCGACCGGTTCAACCCGGTCTACATGATGGCCATCTCAGGCGCCCGAGGTAACGAGTCGCAGCTCGCGCAGCTGGCGGGGATGAGGGGGCTGGTGGCCGACCCCACGGGGCGCACGTTTGAAATCCCCATCCGCGCCAACTTCCGCGAGGGCCTCACCGTGCTGGAGTACTTCATCTCCACCCACGGCACGCGCAAGGGTCTGGCCGATACGGCGCTGCGCACGGCGGATTCCGGGTATCTCACCCGCAGATTGGTGGACGTGGCGCAGGACGTGCTGGTGAGAGAAGAGGACTGCGGCACCACCGAGTTCATCGAGGTGGGGCCGCTCAAGGATCCGTCCAGCGGGCTCGTCATCGAAAGCCTGCGGGAGCGCATCGCGGGGCGGTTGGCCGGCGAGGACATCCGCGACCCCAACACCGGCGAGATCCTGGTGCGCGCCAACGAAACCATCGACGACGAGATGGCAGCGCGCATCGAGGAGCTGGGGACGGACCGGGTACCCGTGCGGTCGGTGCTGGTCTGCCGGAGCCGCTACGGGGTGTGTGCGGCATGCTACGGGCGCAACCTGGCGACGGGCCAGACGGTGGAGGTGGGCGAGGCGGTGGGCATCATCGCCGCCCAGTCCATCGGTGAGCCCGGAACGCAGCTTACGATGCGCACGTTCCACACGGGCGGCGTGGCCGGGCAGGACATCACGTCGGGTCTCCCCAGGGTCGAGGAGCTGTTCGAGGCGCGCAGGCCCAAGGGCCAGGCCGTGATGACGGAGATCAGCGGCACCGTTCACCTGCAGGAGTCGAAGACGGCCCGGCGGCTGTTGGTGCGGGGCGACGACGGCGAGGAGCGCCAGTACGTCATCCCGTACGGGTCGCGCCTCGTGGTGCAGGAGGGGCAGCGGGTCGAGGCGGGCGACCGCCTGACGGAAGGGCCCATCAACCCGCACGACATCCTGCGCGTGAAGGGCCTGCGGGGCGTGCAGATGTACCTGCTGCAGGAGGTCCAGAACGTCTACCGCTCTCAGGGCGTGGACATCAACGACAAGCACATCGAGATCATCGTCCGACAGATGCTGCGCAAGGTGCGGGTGGAGGACCCGGGCGACACGGACCTTCTTCCCGGCGGGATCGTGGAGCAGCACGAACTCGAGGAGGAAAACGCCCGCGTGGTGGCCGGCGGGCAGCCGGCAACCTGGAAGCCTGTTCTGCTGGGCATCACCAAGGCGTCGCTGGCGACCGAGAGCTTCCTGTCGGCGGCCTCGTTCCAGGAGACCACCCGGGTGCTGACGGACGCGTCCATCAAGGGCAAGACGGACCCGCTGCTGGGGCTGAAGGAGAACGTCATCATCGGCAAGCTGATCCCGGCCGGCACGGGCATGTCCCGCTACCGCCAGATCAAGGTGGCGCCGGCGCCGGGAGCGGTGCCGAAGGGCGCGCCGCTCGTGGACGGCGCGTCGGCGCTTGGCCGGCTCCTGCGAACGGCTGCCGGGGAAGACCAGACGAACGCC